CTGGTACGTTTATTCCCGTTTCGAATTCGTTTCTGGTGTAGAGCTGTCACCGATCTCTTCGCCGCTTTTGTGTGCGGTTTCTTACTCCGGGCGAGCATCACGTTCGTTCAGGTCGGGATCGATCCGGGATCCATTCTCTTTCTCGGGATTCCGGAGTGGATTCCCGCTACTATCGTCCCGGTCGGATTCGGTCTGCTCACACTGGAATTTTTCACGCACGCAGCCGTGAGCCTTGCGTCGCTGTTCCAAGGTAAGTCGAACAAAGGAGCGGCCTAATGGGCGTTCTGGGCCTC
The sequence above is a segment of the Bdellovibrionota bacterium genome. Coding sequences within it:
- a CDS encoding TRAP transporter small permease, encoding MGTVVWIWMKLLRSLNRAITAVVEGFLAVGFVAMLGLAALQVFLRFFFHTGIVWGDVAARYLVIWVGFFGAYLATREGKHFHVDALVRLFPFRIRFWCRAVTDLFAAFVCGFLLRASITFVQVGIDPGSILFLGIPEWIPATIVPVGFGLLTLEFFTHAAVSLASLFQGKSNKGAA